Proteins from one Flavobacteriales bacterium genomic window:
- the lepA gene encoding translation elongation factor 4, whose translation MKKIRNFCIIAHIDHGKSTLADRLLQMTGTLSERELTEQTLDDMDLERERGITIKSHAIQMEYTYKGEKYILNLIDTPGHVDFSYEVSRAIAACEGALLLVDAAQGVQAQTISNMYLALDHDLEIIPILNKIDLPGAMPEEVKDQIVDLLGCKREEILSASGKTGLGVDDVLNAVIERIPAPKGDPNAPLQALIFDSEFNTFRGIIAFMRIMNGSIKKGDKVKFFNTGKEYNADEIGTLKLDLMPKNEITCGDVGYIISGIKNAKDVKVGDTITHKERPCAEDIKGFEDVKPMVFAGIYPVDTDEFDELRDAMEKLQLNDASLVFEPESSAALGFGFRCGFLGLLHMEIIQERLEREFNMTVITTVPNVSYKAYDKKGTLIEVHNPSQLPDPSKLEKVEEPYIKAQIITKSEYLGNIMSLCIGKRGVLINQNFLTTDRVELSFELPLGEVVFDFYDKLKTLSRGYASFDYFPIGYKESDLVKLDILLNAEQVDALSALIHRDHAFELGKKMCEKLKELIPRQQFEIPIQAAIGAKIIARETIKALRKDVTAKCYGGDISRKRKLLEKQKEGKKRMRQVGRVEVPQQAFLAVLKLD comes from the coding sequence GAGGGATTACCATTAAGAGCCACGCCATTCAAATGGAATATACCTACAAAGGAGAAAAGTATATTCTCAATTTGATCGACACGCCGGGTCACGTTGACTTTTCCTACGAAGTATCACGAGCCATTGCGGCCTGCGAAGGAGCACTTTTGTTAGTGGATGCTGCCCAAGGGGTTCAGGCTCAGACTATTTCCAACATGTATTTGGCCTTGGATCACGATCTTGAAATTATCCCGATTCTTAATAAAATCGATCTTCCGGGGGCAATGCCCGAAGAAGTAAAAGATCAAATTGTTGATTTATTGGGATGCAAACGAGAAGAAATTCTTTCTGCATCCGGAAAAACAGGACTGGGAGTGGATGATGTGTTAAATGCAGTCATTGAACGAATTCCTGCACCAAAGGGTGATCCGAATGCTCCGCTTCAGGCTTTAATTTTCGACTCCGAATTCAATACTTTTCGTGGAATTATCGCATTTATGCGAATCATGAATGGTTCTATTAAAAAGGGCGATAAAGTGAAGTTCTTCAATACCGGCAAAGAATACAATGCCGATGAGATTGGAACACTTAAACTCGACTTAATGCCGAAAAATGAAATCACTTGTGGTGATGTAGGCTATATTATTTCGGGAATTAAGAATGCAAAAGACGTTAAAGTAGGGGATACCATTACGCATAAAGAGCGACCATGTGCTGAAGATATCAAAGGATTTGAAGATGTAAAACCAATGGTGTTCGCCGGAATTTATCCTGTAGATACGGATGAGTTTGACGAGCTTCGCGATGCGATGGAAAAGCTCCAGCTGAATGATGCTTCTCTGGTTTTTGAACCGGAATCATCGGCTGCATTAGGATTTGGCTTTCGTTGTGGATTTCTGGGCTTGCTGCATATGGAAATCATACAGGAGCGTCTCGAGCGTGAATTTAACATGACGGTTATTACCACGGTTCCAAACGTATCCTACAAAGCATATGATAAAAAAGGAACATTGATCGAAGTCCATAACCCTTCTCAATTACCGGATCCGAGTAAATTAGAAAAGGTAGAAGAACCATATATTAAAGCACAAATCATTACAAAATCGGAATACCTGGGTAATATCATGTCGCTTTGTATTGGTAAAAGAGGCGTTCTTATCAATCAGAACTTCCTTACTACCGACCGTGTGGAGCTTTCATTTGAGCTTCCGCTTGGAGAGGTGGTATTTGATTTTTATGATAAACTGAAAACGTTATCCAGAGGTTATGCCTCCTTCGATTATTTTCCGATTGGATATAAAGAATCCGACCTGGTTAAACTCGATATTTTATTAAATGCCGAACAGGTAGATGCACTTTCCGCACTCATTCACCGCGATCATGCTTTTGAGTTAGGTAAAAAAATGTGCGAAAAACTGAAAGAATTAATCCCGCGCCAGCAATTCGAAATTCCTATTCAGGCTGCAATTGGTGCAAAAATTATCGCGCGGGAAACCATCAAGGCATTACGTAAAGATGTAACCGCTAAATGTTATGGTGGAGATATTTCGCGTAAACGAAAACTGCTCGAAAAGCAAAAAGAAGGGAAAAAACGTATGCGTCAGGTAGGTCGTGTTGAGGTTCCTCAGCAAGCCTTTCTTGCGGTACTTAAACTGGATTAA